The Ornithodoros turicata isolate Travis chromosome 9, ASM3712646v1, whole genome shotgun sequence genome includes a region encoding these proteins:
- the LOC135368432 gene encoding UPAR/Ly6 domain-containing protein crok-like, with product METAVYAFVTALSLCLCLLLGTGSAIKCWECNSRADPRCEDPFDNTTLPISECKARSLIHYPGLEATMCRKIRQKVYGSWRFIRSCAFLGVPGEGTYDENYCLMRTGTYDVFVETCTCNSKDGCNPAPRTRATAWLLLSLGAVVPGIFLLNR from the exons ATGGAGACTGCCGTGTACGCTTTTGTAACGGCACTGTCGCTCTGTCTGTGTCTACTGCTAGGTACAG GGTCGGCAATCAAATGTTGGGAATGCAATTCCCGAGCAGACCCACGTTGCGAGGATCCCTTCGACAACACTACTTTGCCCATTTCTGAATGTAAGGCAAGGAGCTTGATCCATTACCCCGGCCTGGAGGCGACCATGTGCAGAAAGATACGACAGAAAG TGTACGGCAGTTGGAGGTTCATCCGAAGCTGTGCCTTCTTGGGAGTTCCAGGAGAGGGCACCTACGACGAGAACTACTGCCTCATGCGAACAGGAACGTACGATGTGTTCGTCGAGACCTGTACGTGCAACAGCAAGGACGGTTGCAATCCTGCGCCCAGGACACGAGCCACCGCCTGGCTTCTCTTGTCCTTGGGTGCGGTCGTCCCGGGGATTTTTTTGCTCAACAGATGA